AGCCGGGAGAAGGCATTTTACCAAATTCAGCGAGAATAACTCCATGCGTATTGACAAAAAGCAGCCGGGCGGGAATTTGCTGCTGCTTCAGCAGTTGGTAAAAGGCCACTGCCAGGTCAATCTGGGTTCCATGGCCTTTGGTTATGGTGGTTTCCGGTTTTTGTGGTACCAGGCTGGTTGAGAGAAAATCAATCGGGTGGGGAGTGGTTCGCTGCATCAGTGATTCATACAGCTTGTCTGCGGTTGACAAGTCCAAACCTGAGTTTTGCTGTAAGGCCTCAGGGATATTCCCCCTGCCATTTTGCGGCGGGATAATGTGATTGTGGTACCAGGCGGCAACCTGCTGCCAGTCGGTAAAGGTTGAAGCCAGAAGACAGCTCCCCATATTTTCATCCGCCGGCATCATTTGTTCAGGGGTTAATGCGGGAATATTTTTGACCTGCCAAAGATAGGTGGTGTTTTCCGGATTCTGCTGTATCTGGGTAGCGGGTATCCATGGTGGACGGTAAAAACTCAATTCAGTATTTTTGGGAACCTTAATCGAAACAGTTTTCCGGCTGATGGGGTTGGTTAGCCGAAAGATTTCACTGGTCCAGAAGCCCAGTTGTGAATGAAGGCTTAAATCAACTTCAATGTTTGCCCCAACAGTGACCGATGGCAGGTTGATTACTTTCTGACGGCTATGTGAATAGATGGAGGCTCCGGCCGTCCAGGGTGTCTGTATATCATGGTATTCTTTTTTACTGGCGGTTATAATTGAGCCACTTGGGCTGGTGGTCTGGGCTTTGTTGATTTTCACCGATTGATAACTGTCGTTATAGTTGAACTTGAAATCGGCGAAATCCTTTTTACCTTTGTAAGTTAGAATTTTTCGTATGAGATGCAGGTGGAGATCATAGCTGCCATCTTTATTAATCGTATATTCTTTGCTGATCAACAGGTTCAGTGCGTCGGCAGTTTGTTTTTTGTCAGCCGGACGGATGGTGCTATGAGAGCAGGCAGACAAAGCCAGAAGTGATGAAATCACGAGGATCAGGAGTAATGGATAAAAAATTGACTTTATATACTGTCTCAACTTTCTGAATTGCTCTAAAAATAGCTGAAAGAAATTTACAGGGATGTTCCGGCATGGCTCTCGCTCATTCTCGCCGGCCGTCCATGGCCGGCTTGTGGGGCGCGCTAAAGCAATGTCCCCAGGCGTCCGCCGCGAATCACAATGGGGGACAGTTTTAAAACTGTCCCCCACCAGGCGGCCAATACCGCTATGAGCCAAGCCAGAACATCCTGCTGATGTGTCCCTG
This Pseudomonadota bacterium DNA region includes the following protein-coding sequences:
- a CDS encoding DUF3857 domain-containing protein, whose amino-acid sequence is MISSLLALSACSHSTIRPADKKQTADALNLLISKEYTINKDGSYDLHLHLIRKILTYKGKKDFADFKFNYNDSYQSVKINKAQTTSPSGSIITASKKEYHDIQTPWTAGASIYSHSRQKVINLPSVTVGANIEVDLSLHSQLGFWTSEIFRLTNPISRKTVSIKVPKNTELSFYRPPWIPATQIQQNPENTTYLWQVKNIPALTPEQMMPADENMGSCLLASTFTDWQQVAAWYHNHIIPPQNGRGNIPEALQQNSGLDLSTADKLYESLMQRTTPHPIDFLSTSLVPQKPETTITKGHGTQIDLAVAFYQLLKQQQIPARLLFVNTHGVILAEFGKMPSPGLLTNPVVRCQNRDYSFQQQELPPGFSNYEGQLALDLTDGKLKPIITSFPNRRFSKISLRPNGQGLIEGNLHTVLTGQPAIDIRDRLRYLTPQELQVATSQLLHAIDPLASRNTPIKSSGIDDPGQPVTIDFTFIIPRELPFSGGYYFLNLPQPTLPDEYTTCREKRRNPLLIENNFIADLELDITLPKGYVFTTFPASSDGQLSNLSWKSASRVLDDTSLTWTRNINLSRGIIPADESYRQFRNAMIKLCEPESRMVIIEISN